One stretch of Alphaproteobacteria bacterium DNA includes these proteins:
- a CDS encoding peptidylprolyl isomerase, which yields MRRLLLPLLLGLSATTTTALAGPAAGDVVATVNGAPLYRWEVAMMHQALPPRFRNLPLERLFDQLVERMIDRRLVTQAARRVGLHEKPEVKARIVFQSDEVLWQEYLKIAVEGEISETSLHQAYDAMVAKQAPKLEVHARHILVKEQEEARDIIKKLNGGAGFAEMARRHSTGPSGPKGGDLGYFGKSQMVPPFAEAAFAMEPGNYSQTPVQTRFGWHIILVEDRRQKPAPSFAESAPELKAELSRGLVAERVAELRKGAQVTRTKSGAK from the coding sequence ATGAGACGTCTTTTGCTGCCGCTGCTGCTTGGCCTCTCGGCCACCACCACTACCGCTCTGGCCGGGCCCGCGGCTGGCGACGTCGTGGCCACGGTCAACGGCGCGCCCCTATACCGCTGGGAGGTTGCCATGATGCACCAGGCGTTGCCGCCGCGTTTTCGCAATCTGCCGCTCGAGCGCCTTTTCGATCAACTGGTGGAGCGCATGATCGACCGCCGCCTGGTGACCCAGGCGGCACGGCGGGTGGGGCTGCACGAAAAGCCCGAGGTCAAGGCCCGCATCGTCTTCCAGTCCGACGAGGTACTGTGGCAGGAGTACCTCAAGATCGCCGTCGAGGGTGAGATCAGCGAGACCAGCCTGCACCAGGCCTACGATGCCATGGTGGCCAAGCAAGCGCCCAAGCTCGAGGTCCACGCCCGCCATATTCTGGTAAAAGAGCAAGAAGAGGCCCGCGACATCATCAAAAAACTCAACGGCGGTGCCGGCTTCGCCGAGATGGCACGGCGGCATTCCACCGGTCCCTCGGGGCCCAAGGGTGGCGATCTCGGCTACTTCGGCAAAAGCCAGATGGTGCCGCCCTTCGCCGAAGCCGCCTTTGCCATGGAACCCGGGAACTATTCCCAGACACCGGTGCAGACGCGCTTCGGCTGGCACATCATCCTGGTCGAGGACCGGCGCCAAAAGCCGGCGCCGAGCTTTGCGGAAAGCGCACCTGAGCTGAAGGCCGAACTGAGCCGCGGCCTGGTCGCCGAGCGGGTGGCCGAGCTGAGGAAAGGTGCCCAGGTGACCAGAACCAAGAGCGGTGCCAAATGA
- a CDS encoding sarcosine oxidase subunit beta family protein translates to MSRYSIFGLVRNALSHRPDWPQAWRSPEPQPAYDVIIIGGGGHGLATAYYLAKEHGISNVAVLEKSWLGGGNTGRNTTIIRSNYLWDESANLYEKSLKLYEGLSRDLNFNIMLSQRGVLNLAHTLGDMRELSRRVAAIRLNGIDSEILDTAEVKAMVPLLNVSPQARYPVLGASLQRRGGTARHDAIAWGLARAADGLGVDIIQNCEVTGIKRQAGRVTGVETSRGTIEAKKIGICVAGHSSELAAMAGLCLPIESHPLQAMVSEPLKPLLDCVVMSNQVHVYVSQSDRGELVMGAGIDHHIGYSQRGGLAVLSETIAAALELFPVFSRVRLLRHWAGTVDTCPDASPIVAKLPLEGLYLNGGWGTGGFKATPGAGWVFAHTIAQDRPHALNAPFSLERFTSGALIDEHGAAAVAH, encoded by the coding sequence ATGAGCCGCTATTCCATCTTCGGCCTGGTGCGCAACGCGCTTTCCCACCGGCCCGACTGGCCTCAGGCCTGGCGCAGCCCCGAGCCCCAGCCGGCCTACGACGTCATCATCATCGGCGGCGGCGGCCACGGCCTGGCCACGGCCTACTACCTGGCCAAGGAGCACGGCATCTCCAACGTCGCCGTGCTGGAAAAGAGCTGGCTGGGCGGCGGCAATACGGGGCGCAACACCACCATCATCCGCTCGAATTACCTGTGGGACGAAAGCGCCAACCTTTACGAAAAATCGCTCAAGCTTTACGAGGGGCTGAGCCGGGATCTCAACTTCAACATCATGCTGAGCCAGCGCGGCGTGCTCAACCTGGCCCACACGCTGGGCGACATGCGCGAGCTCTCGCGGCGCGTGGCCGCCATCCGCCTCAATGGCATCGATTCGGAAATCCTCGATACCGCCGAGGTCAAGGCCATGGTGCCGCTCTTGAACGTCTCGCCCCAGGCGCGCTATCCCGTGCTCGGGGCCTCGCTGCAGCGCCGCGGCGGCACAGCCAGGCACGATGCCATTGCCTGGGGCCTGGCCCGGGCCGCCGATGGCCTGGGCGTCGACATCATCCAGAACTGCGAGGTCACCGGCATCAAGCGCCAAGCCGGCCGGGTGACGGGCGTCGAGACCAGCCGCGGTACCATCGAGGCCAAGAAAATCGGCATCTGCGTGGCCGGGCATTCCAGCGAACTCGCCGCCATGGCGGGCCTCTGCCTGCCCATCGAGAGCCATCCCCTGCAGGCCATGGTCTCTGAGCCCCTCAAGCCTCTGCTCGACTGCGTCGTCATGTCCAACCAGGTGCACGTCTACGTCAGCCAGTCGGACCGCGGTGAGCTGGTCATGGGCGCCGGCATCGATCACCACATCGGCTACAGCCAGCGCGGCGGCCTGGCGGTGCTGTCGGAGACCATCGCGGCGGCGCTGGAGCTGTTTCCGGTGTTCAGCCGGGTGCGCCTGCTGCGCCACTGGGCCGGCACCGTCGACACCTGCCCCGACGCCAGCCCCATCGTCGCCAAGCTGCCGCTGGAAGGCCTTTACCTGAATGGCGGCTGGGGCACCGGCGGCTTCAAGGCGACACCCGGCGCAGGCTGGGTCTTCGCCCACACCATCGCCCAGGACCGGCCGCACGCGCTGAATGCGCCCTTCTCGCTGGAACGCTTCACCTCGGGTGCCCTGATCGACGAACACGGCGCCGCGGCCGTGGCGCACTAA
- a CDS encoding sarcosine oxidase subunit delta, with translation MLSIPCPWCGPRDEEEFSYGGEAHITRPQDPAALSDAEWADYLFMRQNTKGRFHERWVHSQGCRRWFNITRDSADNRLIAAYRMGEQPPEEG, from the coding sequence ATGCTGAGTATCCCCTGCCCCTGGTGCGGCCCCCGCGACGAGGAGGAATTCTCCTACGGCGGCGAGGCCCACATCACCAGGCCCCAAGACCCGGCGGCGCTGAGCGATGCCGAGTGGGCCGATTACCTCTTCATGCGGCAAAACACCAAGGGCCGCTTTCATGAGCGCTGGGTGCACAGCCAGGGCTGCCGGCGCTGGTTCAACATCACCCGCGACAGCGCCGACAACCGCCTCATCGCCGCTTACCGCATGGGCGAGCAGCCGCCGGAGGAAGGCTGA
- a CDS encoding sarcosine oxidase subunit alpha family protein, with amino-acid sequence MAGRLDEGGRIDRQRPLRFRFNGQGYQGFAGDSLASALLAAGRGPLARSFKYHRPRGLMGLGAEEPNVVVQLETGDRSTPNLLASQIPLYQDLNARSVNCWPGPGFDLGAIIEPFSRFMPPGFYYKTFMWPAALWPLYERIIRSRTGLGRVPEEPDPERYDHMHAHCDVLVVGGGPAGLAAALAAGRLGARVVLADEQTEFGGNLLGSRQTIDGAPALDWVAKALEDLEKRDEVTLLSRTTAAAYGDHNYLTLIEERAGETPPGASRQRLWRLRARQVVLATGAIERPLVFAGNDRPGVMLASAAQGYLNRYAVKPGRRAVVFSNNDSAYAAALDLAHAGIAVSLVDARPEPTGELPQRAGKMGIEILEGRVVVATRGRRRLKGVEVRRLGADGGLGDEARHLDCDLLAISGGWSPAVHLHCHAGGKLAWRPEDACFVPAATPQSSRAAGAANGTFGLKGCLAEGRNAGTDAAAEAGFLRRGRAPKAPQAEDTADQPLLPLWQVPTPTEAKAKAFVDIQYDVTADDIRLAAREGYRSVEHMKRYTTAGMATDQGKTAGVNALAILADELGAGIAEIGTTTFRPPYTPVSLGALAGRRVGPFADIIRRTPLHHWHEGAAARFEDVGQWKRPWYYPRAGEDMRAAVNRECLAARQGVAILDATTLGKIDIKGRHAAEFLDRVYCNSWQSLAPGRCRYGLMLGDDGMVMDDGVTACLGEDHYLMSTTTGNAARVLGWLEEWLQTEWPELEVYLTSVTEHWAVAAVSGPLARRLLAELAPELDLDPESFPFMAVQSATVAGIPARIFRISFTGELCFEINVPASHGMGLWTALMTAGEKYGITPFGTEAMHVLRAEKGYVIVGQDSDGTVTPDDLGLGAMVALKKPDFIGRRSLHRADTTRPDRKQLVGLWPENPEEVLPEGAQIVAELHERPPMPMIGHVTSSYYSANLGRSFALALVASGRDRLGQTLHLPLAGHIARAEVTDTVFIDPQGSRLRG; translated from the coding sequence ATGGCGGGGCGCCTCGACGAGGGCGGCCGCATCGACCGGCAGCGGCCGCTGCGCTTTCGCTTCAACGGCCAGGGCTACCAGGGCTTTGCCGGCGACAGCCTGGCCTCGGCGCTGCTGGCGGCCGGCCGTGGGCCGCTGGCACGGAGTTTCAAGTACCACCGCCCGCGCGGTCTCATGGGCCTGGGCGCCGAGGAGCCCAACGTGGTGGTGCAACTGGAGACCGGCGATCGCTCGACACCCAACCTGCTGGCCAGCCAAATCCCGCTCTATCAGGACCTCAACGCCCGTAGCGTCAACTGCTGGCCCGGGCCGGGCTTCGATCTGGGCGCCATTATCGAGCCCTTTTCGCGCTTCATGCCGCCCGGCTTCTATTACAAGACCTTCATGTGGCCGGCGGCGCTGTGGCCCCTTTATGAGCGCATTATCCGCAGCCGTACCGGTCTCGGCAGGGTGCCCGAGGAACCGGATCCCGAACGCTACGATCACATGCACGCGCATTGCGACGTGCTGGTGGTGGGCGGCGGCCCGGCCGGCCTGGCTGCGGCCCTGGCGGCCGGGCGCCTGGGGGCCCGGGTCGTGCTGGCCGACGAGCAGACCGAGTTCGGCGGCAACCTGCTGGGCAGCAGGCAAACCATCGACGGCGCCCCGGCCCTGGACTGGGTGGCCAAGGCACTCGAGGATCTGGAAAAGCGCGACGAGGTGACCCTGCTTTCGCGCACCACGGCGGCGGCCTATGGCGACCATAACTACCTCACGCTGATCGAGGAGCGCGCTGGCGAAACCCCACCTGGCGCCAGCCGCCAGCGCCTGTGGCGCCTGCGGGCGCGACAGGTGGTGCTGGCCACCGGCGCCATCGAACGGCCGCTGGTCTTTGCCGGCAATGACCGGCCCGGCGTCATGCTGGCCTCGGCGGCGCAGGGCTATCTCAATCGCTACGCCGTCAAGCCGGGCCGGCGCGCCGTGGTCTTCAGCAACAACGACAGCGCTTATGCCGCCGCCCTCGACCTGGCCCATGCTGGCATCGCGGTGAGCCTGGTCGACGCCCGGCCGGAGCCCACCGGCGAGCTGCCCCAACGGGCCGGCAAAATGGGCATCGAGATTCTCGAGGGCCGGGTCGTGGTGGCGACTCGCGGCCGGCGCCGGCTGAAGGGCGTCGAGGTTCGGCGTCTCGGGGCGGACGGCGGCCTGGGGGACGAAGCCAGACACCTCGATTGCGACCTGCTGGCCATCTCGGGCGGCTGGAGCCCGGCCGTGCACCTGCATTGCCACGCCGGCGGCAAACTCGCCTGGCGCCCCGAGGACGCCTGCTTCGTACCCGCCGCCACGCCCCAGTCCTCGCGTGCCGCGGGCGCCGCCAACGGCACTTTCGGACTGAAAGGCTGCTTGGCCGAGGGCCGCAATGCCGGCACCGATGCGGCCGCCGAGGCCGGCTTCCTGCGTCGCGGCCGGGCACCCAAGGCGCCGCAAGCCGAGGACACAGCGGACCAGCCGCTGCTACCGCTTTGGCAAGTGCCAACGCCAACCGAAGCAAAGGCGAAAGCCTTCGTCGACATACAGTATGACGTCACCGCCGATGACATCCGCCTGGCCGCCCGCGAGGGCTATCGCTCGGTCGAGCACATGAAGCGCTACACCACGGCCGGCATGGCCACCGACCAGGGCAAGACGGCCGGCGTCAACGCGCTGGCCATCCTGGCCGACGAGCTGGGGGCCGGGATCGCGGAGATCGGCACCACGACCTTTCGGCCGCCCTACACGCCCGTCAGCCTGGGCGCCCTGGCCGGGCGGCGGGTCGGCCCCTTCGCCGACATCATCCGGCGCACGCCGCTGCACCACTGGCACGAGGGCGCCGCTGCCCGCTTCGAGGACGTGGGCCAGTGGAAACGGCCCTGGTACTACCCCCGGGCCGGCGAGGACATGCGCGCCGCCGTCAACCGCGAATGCCTGGCGGCGCGCCAGGGCGTGGCCATCCTCGATGCCACGACGCTGGGCAAGATCGATATCAAAGGCCGCCATGCGGCCGAATTCCTCGACCGGGTCTACTGCAATTCCTGGCAAAGCCTGGCGCCGGGACGCTGCCGTTACGGCCTGATGCTGGGCGATGACGGCATGGTCATGGACGACGGCGTCACGGCCTGCCTGGGCGAGGATCACTACCTGATGTCGACGACGACGGGGAACGCGGCCCGGGTGCTGGGCTGGCTCGAGGAATGGCTGCAAACGGAATGGCCCGAGCTCGAGGTCTACCTCACCTCGGTCACAGAGCACTGGGCCGTGGCCGCAGTTTCCGGGCCGCTGGCACGCCGCCTGCTGGCTGAGCTGGCGCCCGAGCTCGACCTGGATCCAGAATCCTTTCCCTTCATGGCGGTGCAAAGCGCCACGGTGGCGGGCATCCCGGCGCGCATCTTCCGCATCAGTTTCACCGGCGAGCTCTGCTTCGAGATCAACGTGCCGGCGAGCCACGGCATGGGGCTTTGGACGGCCCTGATGACGGCCGGCGAGAAGTACGGCATCACACCCTTTGGCACCGAAGCCATGCACGTGCTGCGGGCTGAAAAGGGCTATGTCATCGTGGGCCAGGATAGCGACGGCACGGTGACGCCCGATGATCTCGGCCTGGGCGCCATGGTGGCGCTGAAAAAGCCCGACTTCATCGGCCGGCGCAGCTTGCACCGCGCCGACACCACGCGCCCCGACCGCAAGCAACTGGTCGGATTGTGGCCTGAGAACCCCGAAGAGGTGCTGCCCGAGGGCGCCCAGATCGTCGCCGAGCTGCACGAGCGGCCGCCCATGCCCATGATCGGCCACGTCACCTCGAGCTATTACAGCGCCAACCTGGGCCGCTCGTTCGCCCTGGCCCTGGTGGCCTCGGGGCGCGACCGGCTGGGCCAGACGCTGCACCTGCCGCTGGCCGGCCACATCGCCCGGGCCGAGGTCACGGACACCGTCTTCATCGATCCCCAGGGGAGCCGGTTGCGTGGTTGA
- a CDS encoding sarcosine oxidase subunit gamma family protein codes for MVEGYLRQSPLAHLHLPARATDSAGAGVVMAERPFRGLVNLRGDAGDKDFCRAVAEVLGETPPGEPNTTAGSSPRLFWLGPDEWLVMTAEDGGSAVAAALTSALSGLAAAATDISESRTIIDLSGPRARQVLMKGCGLDVHPRAFPSGACAQTLLGQVGVLLHCLDAEAGQYEITVPRSFAEYLWAWLEDGALEYGLAVAAEEI; via the coding sequence GTGGTTGAAGGCTATCTCAGGCAGAGCCCGCTGGCGCACCTCCACCTGCCGGCCCGGGCCACAGATTCGGCGGGGGCCGGCGTGGTGATGGCGGAACGGCCTTTCCGTGGGCTCGTCAATTTGCGCGGAGATGCCGGCGACAAGGATTTTTGCCGGGCCGTGGCCGAGGTGCTGGGTGAGACCCCGCCTGGCGAGCCCAACACCACGGCCGGCTCGAGCCCACGCCTGTTCTGGCTCGGCCCCGACGAGTGGCTGGTGATGACGGCCGAGGACGGTGGCTCGGCCGTGGCCGCGGCGCTGACCTCGGCGCTCTCGGGCCTGGCCGCCGCCGCCACCGACATCAGCGAAAGCCGCACCATCATCGACCTCTCGGGGCCACGAGCCCGCCAGGTGTTGATGAAGGGCTGCGGCCTGGACGTCCACCCCCGCGCCTTCCCCAGCGGGGCTTGCGCCCAGACGCTGCTGGGCCAGGTCGGCGTACTGCTGCACTGTCTGGATGCCGAGGCCGGACAGTACGAAATCACAGTGCCGCGCAGTTTCGCCGAATACCTCTGGGCCTGGCTCGAGGACGGGGCCCTGGAATACGGCCTGGCGGTGGCAGCCGAGGAAATCTGA
- a CDS encoding AMP-binding protein, with amino-acid sequence MLERWAHETPEKVFLVFADGEAWSFAETRSRARRAAAGLQALGVGRGDHVLSWQPNGKQAITTWFGLNFLGAVYVPINTSYRGSLLEHVVALSDARLLVAHSQLLPRLAEVGQGQLSDVVVSGGPAPDIAGLRFHDIAVLSPSEETEAEPPVEPWETQYIIFTSGTTGPSKAVLSSYLQTWSMAVESADYLGADDRFLVNLPLFHVGGTMFVHGMLARGGSCLVVEGFETDMFWPQVRRHDVTSTCFVGAMTPFLLKLPPSNRDQEHPMRVGVTIPWNEDSLRLGQRYGIEMRTAFNMTEISAPIVSEPNPPQIGTAGKPRPGMEVRVVDENDCEVAPGVVGELMVRSDRPWALNHGYYKDPEATAQAWRNGWFHTGDAFRYDDEGNFFFVDRIKDAIRRRGENISSFEVESEVTLHPDVGEAAAIPVPSEFSEDEVMVVVAPVPGREVEPEALFHFLEPRLAHFMLPRYIRIVDDLPKTPTQKIQKHLLRDDGVTAATWDREVAGIKVKRERIGDG; translated from the coding sequence ATGCTCGAGCGCTGGGCCCATGAGACGCCGGAGAAGGTGTTTCTGGTTTTCGCCGACGGCGAGGCCTGGAGCTTTGCCGAGACCCGGAGCCGGGCGCGCCGGGCCGCCGCCGGCCTGCAGGCGCTGGGTGTCGGCCGGGGCGATCACGTGCTGTCCTGGCAGCCCAACGGCAAGCAGGCCATCACAACCTGGTTCGGCCTGAATTTCCTGGGCGCGGTCTACGTGCCGATCAACACCAGCTATCGCGGCAGTCTGCTGGAGCACGTGGTGGCGCTATCGGATGCCCGCCTGCTGGTGGCCCACAGCCAACTGCTGCCCCGCCTGGCCGAGGTCGGGCAGGGCCAGCTCAGCGACGTCGTGGTCAGCGGCGGGCCGGCCCCAGACATCGCCGGCCTTCGCTTCCACGACATAGCGGTGCTCTCGCCAAGCGAGGAGACCGAGGCCGAACCGCCGGTGGAACCCTGGGAGACCCAGTACATCATCTTCACCTCGGGCACTACGGGGCCCTCGAAGGCGGTGCTGTCGTCTTATTTGCAGACCTGGTCAATGGCCGTCGAATCCGCCGATTATCTCGGGGCCGACGACCGTTTCCTGGTCAACCTGCCGCTCTTCCACGTCGGCGGCACCATGTTCGTCCATGGCATGTTGGCGCGGGGCGGCTCGTGCTTGGTGGTCGAGGGCTTCGAGACCGACATGTTCTGGCCCCAGGTGCGCCGGCACGATGTCACCTCGACCTGCTTCGTCGGCGCCATGACGCCCTTCCTGCTCAAGCTGCCGCCCAGCAACCGCGATCAGGAGCACCCCATGAGGGTGGGGGTAACGATTCCCTGGAACGAGGATTCGCTGCGGTTGGGCCAGCGCTACGGCATCGAGATGCGCACCGCCTTCAACATGACGGAGATCTCGGCGCCCATCGTCTCGGAGCCCAATCCGCCCCAGATCGGCACCGCCGGCAAGCCCCGGCCCGGCATGGAGGTGCGGGTGGTCGACGAAAACGACTGCGAGGTGGCGCCGGGCGTGGTGGGCGAGCTGATGGTGCGCAGCGATCGGCCCTGGGCGCTCAATCACGGCTATTACAAGGACCCCGAGGCCACGGCCCAGGCCTGGCGCAACGGCTGGTTCCATACCGGCGACGCCTTTCGCTACGACGACGAGGGCAATTTCTTCTTCGTCGACCGCATCAAGGACGCCATTCGGCGACGCGGCGAGAACATCTCGTCCTTCGAGGTCGAGTCCGAGGTTACGCTGCACCCCGACGTGGGCGAAGCAGCCGCCATCCCGGTGCCCAGCGAGTTCAGCGAGGACGAGGTCATGGTGGTGGTGGCCCCGGTGCCGGGGCGCGAGGTCGAGCCCGAGGCGCTTTTTCACTTTCTCGAGCCGCGCCTGGCCCACTTCATGCTGCCGCGCTACATCAGGATCGTCGACGACTTGCCCAAGACGCCGACCCAGAAGATCCAGAAACACCTGTTGCGCGACGACGGCGTGACGGCAGCGACCTGGGACCGCGAGGTCGCCGGCATCAAGGTCAAGCGCGAACGCATCGGCGACGGCTGA
- a CDS encoding isocitrate/isopropylmalate family dehydrogenase, whose translation MSQNAFRIAVMPGDGIGPEVMAPTLALLDAVAARVGGFAFHFEHHAVGAGAYLESGTALSDEALAGAEAADAMLFGAAGDPGVRYPDGTEIGPQLTLRETFGLYAGVRPIRALPGGPTVLADPRGRDIDLVIVRESTEGLFASRRLGTVEDDVARGVMEITRATSEKLFDFSFALAHRRRARGRPGRVTCVDKSNVITALAFFRAIFDQSAAEHPGITADHAYIDATALDLVRQPWNFDVLVTENMFGDILSDLGAGLIGGMGFAPSADIGDRHAVFQPCHGSAPDIAGQGLANPTAMFLSAALMLDWLGRRHGLEACHQAAELIEAAVDGSPAGTAAVTGAVMARLGTT comes from the coding sequence ATGTCCCAGAACGCTTTTCGCATCGCCGTGATGCCCGGCGACGGCATCGGTCCCGAGGTCATGGCGCCGACGCTGGCGCTGCTCGACGCCGTGGCCGCCCGGGTTGGCGGTTTTGCCTTTCACTTCGAGCACCACGCCGTCGGTGCCGGGGCTTACCTGGAAAGCGGCACGGCGCTGAGCGACGAGGCTCTGGCGGGGGCCGAGGCCGCCGACGCCATGCTGTTCGGCGCCGCCGGTGATCCCGGCGTGCGCTACCCCGACGGCACCGAGATCGGACCGCAGCTCACGCTGCGCGAGACTTTCGGGCTTTATGCCGGGGTGCGGCCGATCCGCGCGCTGCCCGGCGGCCCGACGGTGCTGGCCGATCCGCGGGGCCGCGACATTGACCTGGTCATCGTGCGCGAATCCACCGAGGGCCTATTCGCCTCGCGCCGTTTGGGCACGGTCGAGGACGACGTCGCCCGCGGCGTCATGGAGATCACGCGGGCGACATCCGAGAAGCTTTTCGATTTCAGTTTTGCGCTGGCCCACCGGCGCCGAGCCCGGGGCCGGCCCGGCCGGGTGACCTGTGTCGACAAATCCAACGTCATTACGGCACTCGCCTTCTTTCGCGCCATCTTCGACCAGAGCGCGGCGGAGCATCCCGGGATCACGGCCGACCACGCCTACATCGATGCCACGGCGCTCGATCTGGTGCGCCAGCCCTGGAACTTCGACGTGCTGGTGACCGAGAACATGTTCGGCGACATCCTCTCCGACCTGGGCGCCGGCCTGATCGGCGGCATGGGATTCGCCCCCTCGGCCGACATCGGCGACCGGCACGCGGTCTTTCAGCCCTGCCACGGCTCCGCCCCCGACATCGCCGGCCAGGGCCTGGCCAATCCCACGGCGATGTTCCTCTCGGCCGCCCTGATGCTCGACTGGCTGGGCCGGCGCCATGGCCTCGAGGCCTGCCACCAAGCCGCCGAGCTGATCGAGGCGGCGGTCGACGGCAGCCCCGCCGGCACGGCCGCGGTGACCGGCGCCGTCATGGCGCGCCTTGGCACCACATGA
- a CDS encoding MFS transporter: MSPRIWEKSAPSAVDRGYAWTVALLSMLLMSFAVGSTYGVVVGLKTIAAEFAVPRWVPSAGFSLVMLGMGIGGIAMGRWSDRVGMLKPALLGSFGVGLGALAAGFSEGPVSLLLVHAVLLGLLGNGVMFSPLVANVTHWFQRYRGVAVAIVISGQSVGGVIWPPLFRYVMENYGWRQSYFLLGLLALAAMLPMCLIFRRPPPLAEVAATAPAGGEEGRVLGFKPNLVLGLLSLAIIGCCVAMAMPMVHVVAHASDLGHPTARAAEMLAVLLACGTASRIGFGALCDRIGSLRTLFISASLQAITLTLFTMAESLGALYLVAALFGLSFGGIVPTYTMIIRDLYPAGESGWRLGVIYLFGTIGMALGGWLGGLIFDLTASYQIAFTVGVAFNILNLAIVGTLLVRFNRQTPALQPA, encoded by the coding sequence ATGAGCCCGCGCATTTGGGAAAAATCGGCCCCATCGGCCGTCGATCGGGGCTACGCCTGGACCGTGGCCCTGCTCTCGATGTTGCTGATGAGCTTTGCCGTCGGTAGCACTTACGGCGTGGTGGTGGGCCTGAAGACCATCGCCGCCGAGTTCGCGGTGCCGCGCTGGGTGCCCTCGGCGGGCTTTTCGCTGGTCATGCTGGGCATGGGCATCGGCGGCATCGCCATGGGCCGCTGGTCGGATCGCGTCGGCATGCTCAAGCCGGCGCTGCTGGGCTCGTTCGGCGTCGGTCTGGGCGCCCTGGCGGCGGGTTTCAGCGAGGGGCCCGTGAGTCTGCTGCTGGTGCATGCGGTGCTGCTCGGGCTGCTGGGCAACGGCGTCATGTTTTCGCCGCTGGTGGCCAACGTGACGCACTGGTTCCAGCGCTACCGGGGCGTTGCCGTGGCCATCGTCATCAGCGGCCAGTCCGTCGGCGGCGTGATCTGGCCGCCGCTCTTTCGCTACGTCATGGAAAACTACGGCTGGCGCCAGAGCTATTTCCTGCTCGGCCTCTTGGCCTTGGCCGCCATGCTGCCCATGTGCCTGATTTTCCGCCGGCCGCCGCCGCTGGCCGAGGTTGCCGCCACGGCGCCGGCCGGCGGCGAGGAGGGGCGCGTGCTGGGGTTCAAGCCCAACCTGGTGCTGGGGCTTCTGAGCCTGGCCATCATCGGCTGCTGCGTCGCCATGGCTATGCCCATGGTGCATGTCGTCGCCCACGCCAGCGATCTCGGCCACCCCACGGCCCGGGCGGCCGAGATGCTGGCCGTGCTGCTGGCCTGCGGCACCGCGAGCCGCATCGGCTTCGGGGCGCTTTGCGACCGAATCGGGTCCTTGCGCACGCTGTTCATCAGCGCCAGCCTGCAGGCCATCACGCTGACGCTCTTTACCATGGCCGAGAGCCTGGGCGCCCTCTACTTGGTGGCGGCGCTGTTTGGCCTCAGCTTCGGCGGTATCGTGCCGACCTATACGATGATCATTCGTGACCTCTACCCGGCCGGCGAGAGCGGCTGGCGGCTTGGCGTGATCTACCTTTTCGGCACCATCGGTATGGCGCTGGGCGGCTGGCTGGGCGGTCTCATCTTCGATCTCACGGCTTCGTACCAGATCGCCTTTACCGTGGGCGTCGCCTTCAACATCCTCAATCTCGCCATCGTCGGCACCCTCTTGGTGCGCTTCAACCGCCAGACTCCGGCCCTACAGCCGGCCTAA